A genome region from Macrotis lagotis isolate mMagLag1 chromosome 4, bilby.v1.9.chrom.fasta, whole genome shotgun sequence includes the following:
- the HELLS gene encoding lymphoid-specific helicase isoform X2, which yields MKLVVKGYKRTGKHCYWKYLIVDEGHRIKNMNCRLIRELKRFNADNKLLLTGTPLQNNLAELWSLLNFLLPDVFDDLKSFESWFDINSLTEIAEDIVAKEREQNVLHMLHQILTPFLLRRLKSDVALEVPPKREVVVYAPLSKKQETFYTAIVNRTISKMFGCSKIETTELSPTGRPKRRSRKLINYSTFDDDNVPDELEKLISQMQPEMESQRPVVEMSIPIESEVNLKLQNIMMLLRKCCNHPYLIEYPLDPVTQEFQINEELVTSSGKFLILDRMLPELKKRGHKVLLFSQMTMMLDILMDYCYLRNYSFSRLDGSMSYVEREENMHKFNTDSEVFLFLVSTRAGGLGINLTAADTVIIYDSDWNPQSDLQAQDRCHRIGQTKPVVVYRLVTANTVDQKIVERAAAKRRLEKLIIHKNHFKGGKSGLSQSKTFLDPQELMELLKSRDYEREVKGSREKVISDKDLELLLDRSDLIDQMNASVPVKEKVGIFKVLENSEDSDADCMF from the exons ATGAAGCTGGTTGTAAAAGGATACAAGAGAACAGGAAAA CATTGCTACTGGAAATACTTAATAGTAGATGAAGGCCACAGGATTAAGAACATGAATTGTCGTCTGATCCGGGAATTAAAGCGATTCAATGCAGACAATAAACTTCTTTTGACTGGTACACCCTTGCAGAACAATTTAGCAGAGCTTTGGTCATTGCTGAATTTTTTGTTACCAGATGTTTTTGATGACTTGAAAAG cTTTGAATCCTGGTTTGACATAAATAGTCTTACTGAAATTGCTGAGGACATTGTTGCTAAAGAAAGGGAACAGAATGTTTTACATATGCTTCATcag ATTCTAACCCCTTTCTTATTGAGAAGACTAAAATCTGATGTTGCACTTGAGGTTCCTCCTAAACGAGAAGTGGTAGTATATGCACCTCTTTCAAAGAAACAAGAGACCTTCTATACAGCAATTGTGAACCGTACAATTTCAAAAATGTTTGGATGCAGTAAG ATAGAAACTACTGAGTTGAGTCCCACAGGAAGACCAAAGCGACGAAGCAGAAAATTGATTAATTACAGTAcatttgatgatgataatgtgcctgatgagttagaaaaattgatCAGTCAAATGCAACCAGAGATGGAATCACAAAG ACCTGTGGTAGAAATGAGTATTCCTATAGAATCAGAAGTCAACCTAAAGCTACAAAACATTATGATGCTTCTTCGCAAATGTTGTAACCACCCCTATCTCATTGAGTACCCTCTAGATCCTGTCACACAAGAATTTCAG ATTAATGAAGAATTAGTGACAAGTTCAGGAAAATTCTTGATTTTGGATCGGATGCTtccagagctcaaaaaaagggGTCATAAG GTGCTGCTTTTTTCACAAATGACAATGATGTTGGACATTTTGATGGACTACTGCTATCTTAGAAATTACAGCTTTAGCCGTTTGGATGGATCCATGTCTTatgtagaaagagaagaaaat atgcaCAAGTTCAACACAGATTCTGAAGTATTCCTCTTTTTAGTTAGTACTCGTGCTGGTGGTCTTGGTATTAATTTGACTGCAGCAGACACCGTTATCATATATGATAGTGATTGG AATCCTCAGTCTGATCTTCAGGCCCAAGACAGGTGCCACAGAATTGGTCAAACAAAACCAGTTGTTGTGTATCGACTTGTGACTGCAAATACTGTTGACCAGAAAATTGTGGAGAGAGCTGCTGCCAAGAGAAGGCTGGAAAAACTCATCATCCACaaaa atCATTTCAAAGGTGGTAAATCTGGATTAAGTCAGTCTAAGACCTTTTTGGATCCTCAGGAATTGATGGAATTATTGAAATCTAGAGACtatgaaag GGAAGTAAAAGGATCAAGGGAGAAAGTTATCAGTGATAAAGATTTAGAATTGTTGTTGGATCGAAGTGACCTAATTG ATCAAATGAATGCCTCTGTGCCAGTTAAAGAGAAAGTGGGAATTTTCAAGGTTttagaaaattctgaagattcAGATGCTGATTGTATGTTCTGA